One window of the Lagopus muta isolate bLagMut1 chromosome 36, bLagMut1 primary, whole genome shotgun sequence genome contains the following:
- the LOC125686357 gene encoding zinc finger CCCH domain-containing protein 11A-like, protein MSQAGDDRSSASCSGRGKKQRGAVPRVGEQQPAGCQRSHGAWQRTEGRDGDGPSSVPRKRTEPACPWDGAGHGGKRKASAEAEASLPLKRSHAERQGRSTEWDVAAKREIGAEPNGHLHVKVVQQGRSERACLPERAPAPLQAGGLPGRAGPSTGGRASPAACPRSVGKAQAGCKRKALEEGTPAAAQLPAHKRARAESGGSVPAPAAQPGPAAARSSGRRARRQRQKQRRAELKKASLRAAAARAESSAMNSLVEMMQKLQLHD, encoded by the exons ATGTCTCAGGCAGGGGACGACCGCAGTTCCGCTTCCTGCTCTGGGAGAGGAAAG aagcaGCGCGGCGCGGTTCCCCGCgttggggagcagcagccagcaggctgccagagatCCCACGGCGCCTGGCAGCGCACAGAGGGACGCGATGGGGACGGGCCGTCCTCAGTGCCGCGCAAAA GGACGGAGCCTGCGTGTccgtgggatggtgctgggcacGGGGGGAAGCGGAAAGCCTCCGCag aAGCTGAGGCCAGCCTCCCTCTGAAGCGCAGCCATGCGGaaaggcagggcaggagcacagaaTGGGACGTGGCAGCCAAGAGAG AGATCGGTGCTGAGCCAAACGGCCATCTCCACGTGAAGGTGGTGCAGCAGGGGCGTTCCGAGAGAGCTTGTCTCCCTGAGAgagctccagctcctctccaggctggagGGCTTCCTGGCAGAGCAGGTCCCAGCACAGGGGGAAGAGCTTCCCCTGCCGCGTGCCCCCGCTCCGTCGGCAAGGCCCAGGCTGGATGCAAACGCAAGGCCTTGGAGGAAGGGACACCAGCAGCAGCGCAGCTGCCTGCCCACAAGAGAGCGAGGGCTGAGAGCGGAGGCAGCGTGCCGGCTCCAGCAGCGCAGCCTGGGCCTGCCGCAGCGCGGAGCTCCGGGCGCagag CAAGAAGACAACGCCAGAAACAAAGgagagcagaactgaagaagGCTTCTCTGAGAGCCGCAGCTGCACGTGCAGAG tcctCCGCCATGAACAGCCTGGTGGAGatgatgcagaagctgcagctgcacgACTGA